The DNA segment GATTTTTACTAATTAGTTGTGCAACCATCTTTCACAGTAATAAAAGTAACCGTTTATTTGAAGTTATCATGTTATTTCTAGATTAACCGCTTCACTTCAAGTGAAACTCTGAAAATGAATGTTAATTTACAGAACGTTAGCCCAAACCATAAACCGAGAATTTTCAATAATCCTGAACGTTTTGTTGAGGGATGGTATTGGGTTATGCCATCAAAAAGTCTCCGCGTCGGGAAGGTAAAGGCTGTCACAGTTTTGGGTAAAGAATTAGCTATTTACCGTGGTAAAGATAAAAGAGTAGTTATCGTTGATGCCTACTGTCCACATATGGGCGCTCACTTAGCTGAAGGCAAAGTTGAGGGTAATGAACTACGCTGTTTTTTTCATCATTGGAAGTTTGATGACCAAGGATTTTGTGTTGATATTCCATGTTTAAATCAGCCTATTACCATCAAGTTAAAAACTTGGCCTACAGATGAGAAGTATGGGATGATTTGGGTTTGGACTGGAGAAGTACCTAAACAACCCCTACCCTTTGTTTTGGAGTTAGAAAACAAGGAATGTGATGCTATCTTTGGTGCTTATTTTTTGGTGAATTCTCACCCTAATGCGGTGATGATTAATCCTATCGATGCTCAACACTTAAATACAGTTCACAAATTAACAACAGAAATTCATTTTGACAAACAGGAAATCAATCAAAATGCTATTGTCTTCACCAATACTACATCTAATACTGGAAGTTCATTTTTAGAGAAGCTGATACGTCCCTTCTGTAAAAATAGTAATTACAATATTTGCTATTGGTACGGTAGCACTAACATAGTAACATTTGGGCCTGATTGCTTCCATGTTCACGTTATGTTGGCTGTGCGTCTTTTGGAAGGAGGAAAATCGGAAGTTCAGATCATGCTGATTAGTAAGAAACGTCAGGGAATTTTTGGTTGGTTATATAATCGAGCGGTGCTTTGGCTGACTAAAATTGTGGGTATAAGTTTTATCCAGGATGACCTGAAGATTTTTGAGACAATTAAGTTTGATTTGAAAACCCCAATCAAGACAGATCACTCAATTATGCAGTTTGTCAACCATCTGGAAAGACAAAAACCCCTAATGTTAAAGACTTGGCAGTTGGCGCGATCGCAAAATGTGGAGATTAAGGAAACCCGCGAAAAATGGCAGGATACAAAGTCTAATGACTGATAGAGAACTGATGAAAAAAATGTAGAGATTTGTCATGCTTAGTCTCTACGAGGCTTATGGATAAGGCATATTCGAGCTAAGAAAAGATAAAAATGAAGTGGCAATGCCACTTCATAATTCCCAGGTAGAACCTAAAAATGAGTATAAGCACTATTCAAATTATAAATCGTATAAATTAACACTGATTTATTTTATTTTTCTGTTTTCTTGATCGTCTGGGTGAGGAAATCTTGATTTATTTGAGTATGTAGTCAATATATTTCATTGCCCAGAAATACCAAATAACCTTTAAAATCGCCGTTGAAACTCCACTACAACACGACTATCATCGTCTAAATTAGTGGAGGCACGCAAACGAATTTCGTCATTGATGCGATAATTTACACCCCACTGGAATGGATCATTTGCTGTCAAAATTTTGATACTGGAAATAGAAACTTTGGGAGAAACGTCAATTCCCGCTTCCGCTGCCAATTCTAAACTGGAATTGCTCCTTCCTGCTTCGGGACTATTAGAAATGATTGTAGGAAATATCCGCAGTTCACTTAATCCGACAGCACTACCAATTTGGCTAAAGGCTGACTGAAAGTTGCTAAATACCGCTGAACCGGCAATGTTAATCAGACCCAGGGTGCTATCTCCACCTCCCTGTCCATCGGCAAATCCACCGCCTAATAAAGCAACAATTTCAGTTTGCGAGCGGGCTGGACTGCTTGTTAGTTCCAGTGTTTCATTGATTTGACTGGCAAAACCTTGGACATTTGCCTCGACTTGCACACTTTCTAAAGCTGCTAACCCGGCAGTATTTGCCCTGGTGAAATCACTACTCTGAACGACATCTAGTACCTTAGCGACTAAGCGAACATCTAATTCGGGGTCGCGGGGTTGGTTGGCTCTAAAGGTGGCTGTATGTTTATAACCACGAGCTAGGTTAAATTGTGTAGTAAACAAATTCACTCCACCTTGCTCTAGGATGATAGTACCATCGGGTATTGGTTCGGCAAAGGAACCGTTAACTGTGAGGTTACCTGTGGCTCGAAAGCTGAGAATGGGTGGATTATTGACTTCTACGTTTTTACCTAGTTCTATATCTAAATTATTAAACATCACAATTGCATCCTCGCCATCAGGTTGAATCTGCTTGTTGGCTTTAGAGGATGATAAGTTACTACTATTGGCAGGTTGCTCTGAATTGGCAGCATTTGCCAATAAAACCTGACCATTGAATAAATTCACTTGACCGCCAATTTGTGGATTCAGGGCAGAACCTGTAATTTGTAAATTGCCACTAGCGCCTCCTTGGTATAAGCCTTTAAGATTTAAAGCGATTTCACTGACGTTAACGGTGAGGGGATTGTCCAGATTCGCTTGTCCGTTGTTGAATATGGGAATTTCTCCAGATGCGACTACATTACCTCGGCTAAATCTGCCCTCTAGGTTTTCTACTAAAATACGGTCAAAATCAAACAACACTTTTCCTGTGACACGTCTGATTTTTCCTGGTAAAGCTTGGGCTGCGAAGGTAGCATTATTGACGGTGGCAATACCATTGACTATGGGCTTTTCTGTTGTGCCGCGGACTTCAATATCTACATCTCCTTCACCCCGCTCAAATGCTACCTGATTAGTTAACAGATTTAATATGCCTAATCCCTCATTTCTTACCTTGATATCCAAACTAATTTGATTGTTGTCTGGTGCTACAGAAGCGAAAGGTAACTGATAGGGGATACTGCCATTAATATTGACTGGTTCGGTTTCCACGACTGAGATACTGCTACCAAAGTTTAAGCGCCCATTATCGTAACTGAAACTGGCGATCGCGGACTCAACTGGCTGCTGATTTAATGTTCCTTCTGTAATTTCTAACTCACCTTTGCCTTGGGGATTGGCAATGCTACCGGCTAAAGTTGCTGTACCATTGAGATTACCTGAGATCCCAACTGGTAAGGTAACAAAATTATTCAGTAACTGCACGGGAAAATTCGTGACCCGCAATTGACCAGATTGATCTTCACCGCCAATATTACCTGCAAAAGCAAGACGACTATTTTCTAAGGAAATCAGTAATGGTCGTAATTGCAAAATCCCATTTTCAAAACTGCCTTGGGCAACTATGTTATTGGCACTATAAAAGCGATCGGTTTCGGTTTCTTTACCCCAGGTAAAATCTTGACCTCTCAAATTAAATCCTACTGATAAGCCGTTGGCTGTGGCAGTATCTACGGCAATTTCTCCGTTAAAATTCCCTTGTAAATCAGCTAAATCGGGAATGGGATTGGATTCGCGCCGTTGTTGTTCTTGTGCCGCTAGCAGGGCATCAATTTCATAAAAGCGTTTGAGTTGGGTTAATAAAGGCTGTTCGGGTAATCCCCGAGATATAGTTGCCAAATCCTTTGCTGTGCCGTAGTTTGGCTCTTGTGTACCACGTTGAAAATCTTGTAATTCAAATATCTGCGCTACTGTCAGCACATCTTGAATATTACCCTGATTGACATTTAATTTGCCCTGTAGTTGGGGTCCTTGGGGAGTTTGACCAAAATTGCCAGTAAAGGCATAACGACTGTCTCCTCTGACAAATTCGCTGCTGGTGAGTGTGGCTTTACCATTACTGTAACTGAACTGAGCGGCGAGGCGATCGCCTGTAATCCGGCCAATTTGTGGAGAGGCGATCGCTAAATCTCCTCTGGCTGCCAATGTCTGCTGATTAATCTGCACATCCCCAGTCATCACCCCCGCCACTGTGCCAGAACCTAAACGCAAATCCGGTGGTGGTGTGAGATTTAAAATTTGTAAAGGAAAGTTAGCGACTTTGATTGCCAAATCATCCCCTTGTGCTTGACCTGTAGCTAATGCTTCTTGCCACTGCACTAAGAAAGATTGGGGGCGGTTTTGGGCATCTAAATTCAAGGCAATTCTATCTCTATTACCTGACAAATCTAAATTCAAACCTTGACCTGTTGCCGACTGGATATTTCCAGTTAACAAAGGCTCAAAAGCTATATCCTGTAAAACCAAGTCTCTTAACCCAATTTTCCCTGTGACATTGGGCAAAGGCAAATTACCAGTGATTTTTCCGTCAAAATCGACATTTCCCGCCACAGCAAATTGATTTGGCAAATTGATAGGTAACTGCTGTAGATTGTAATTCTGCGCCTGAACGTTGAGATTTAACTGTGTAATCTCCGGGATAGCTGTGGCAGTCTTGGCATTGGTTAATATTTCACCACTGACATTTAATCCAGTGGCTATAGCTTGTTCAATAGCTAATTTTTCACCAGTCCAAGTGAGTGCCGCAATCAAAGGTTGCTCAAGACCGGGGATACCTTGAGATAATTGGACTTGTCCAGCAGCACGCACATCAGCGAATGTAGCAGATCCTAAAATGCCAGCCACTTGCAATTTACCGTCAAAATCACCTCGTAACTGCTGATTTAACCGATTTAATTCCACACCGGAAGCATCAACTATAGCCTGATAGCGACCATTAACCAATTGAATATTAGAGGCTGTAATCGTTCCCCCGGCAACATTCAACCGTCCCTGACCACTGGCTTGAATAGTTTCTGGACTGAAGGACTCAACCGACCCCGCGACATTCAATTGACCAGTTAACCCGCCGCGAAATTGTGGAGGTACTGCTACCAATTGTTGCAAAGGTAGATTATTCGTTTGAACTTGGGCTTGATATAGACCGTTAGCCAGTTGAATATTAGAAGCTGTAATTGCACCACCTGGGAGATTAAGCCGTGCTTCACCACTGGCTTGGATAGCTGCTGGACTAAAGGATTCCACAGAACCGGCGACGTTAAATTGACCAGTTAACCCGCCTTTAAATTGTTCTGGAACGGCTGCCAATTGCTGCACAGCCACATTATTGGCTCGCACTTGTGCTTGATATAGACCAGCCGCTAATTGAATATTAGCAGCTGTCACAGTTCCACCTCCCACATTCAGCCTTGCTTCACCGGTGCCGCGTAAGGTGTTAAGTCCAAAATTTTCTGTGTTCCCGGCAATTTGAAACGTACCTGCCAGGGGATTATTGAAAGCCGGGGGAGATTCCTTGAAGATGCGCCCTAGCCTCACACCATTAGCCACCAGTTGCGCCGAAAAGTTTTGATCTTGCCACTGAACACGAGAAACTGCAACTGTGCCACCACCAATGTTTACTCCTGCGTCTTCAGTGCGAATGGTGGCAACTTGAAATGGTTCTGCCCGACCTTCCAGGATGACACGACCATTGAATTCTGCCCCTGCCAAAGAGATATTTTGCAGTTGATTTTCGTCTACAAAAGGTGTCAACTTTACACCAGAGGCTTGGGTAACAGCTCGCCAACGCTGGTTAGCAAAACTCCCAGAACCTCGCACCATTCCACCAGCGACATTCAACGCCACATTCTTGAAGGTGAGGGTACGATCTGCGGCGATGACGATTTCACCAGTACCGGGATAGGTGGCTTCTGGGGCTTGCCATCTGACCACTGTTTGGACATTGTTTGCTGCACCGATCAATTGAGCTGTAGCTGAAACAGTACCGATTTGGATCGGGGGTTGAGTTTGATAAACTTGAGCGATGCCTACGGCGGCAAGCAACGCATCCCCAGAAATATTCTTGGCGGCAAAATTAAAATCTAATTGGGGGGTTGTGCCTAGTTGGATGTTACCAACACCAGTAATTTCTCCACCAATTGCCGCTTCTCCCTGAATATCCCTGAGCCTAATTAAATTAGCATTAGGAGCAAATTCAAATTTACTAGTAATTTTCTTAAAATCAATTTTATCAATCTGGGCAGTTTTAATAGTGGCAATTGCGCCTGAGAGAACGGGTTGATTGATGGGGCCAAGTATTTGCAAGTTAGCTTGTAATTCCCCAGTTACTGGTACTGGTGATGTCACATTGAGACTTTCTTGAGCATTAGCCACACTTACTGCATCAACACGACCTGCCAACTTATAGCCTGTTTGCGGGTCGATAATGCCTGTAGCCACCAGAGGAATTTTGCCGTAACTGCCAATAATATTATCTAACTGTACTTCTGTGCCACTGAAGCGGATGGCCCCTTGAGTATTGAGAAGAGCTTGGGGTACGTTGGGAATTTGCAGCGTTGCTGCTTGCAAATCAGCATTACCAAATAATAGGGTTGGCTGTTCTGGTCTGAGTTGAATTTGCAAATTGCCATTAACTCTACCCGCCTGGAAGTGGAAGGGTAACTTAATTAGCTGGGTAATTTGAGAAGCTAATAAATCTTGCGATCGCAGTTGTAATTTGGCTGCTAATGTTTGAGGAACTACCTCTCCTTGAATAGCAATATTACCCCCGCTACCTGCTTCACCCCTCACGTCAAACTTAACTAGGCGATTTTTTTCTAGCAGTTGGGCTGTGCCATTTAGTTGTGAAAAGGCTACAGGGGTGACGGTGGATATTACAGTTTCATCTCTAACTTGCGGTATTAATAGCAGTTGACCATTGCGAAACCGGAGTTTGTCTAAATCAGTTTTAATCAGTGCTGGTTCACCTGGAGGGGCAACTTCAGTAGTAATCCAGCGCCCTTGATTATCTTGTTCAATATAAATATCTGGATTAACTAAAGTAACATCCAGCTTGAGTTGACGGCTAAAAATTAATTGCCACGGGTCAAAACCCACTTCTACAGCATCAACTACTGCCCGATCTGGATCTGTGGGTGTGGCTGGGATGCTTGAAGCTCCAAATTGGACTCCTGTCAAGGAAAAGCCTGTCACTTCTCCCAAGTTTACTGGACGGTTGAGTGTGTTCGTGATGCCACTTTCTGCTAAAGGAGTTAATTCTTTTTGTACAAAACTCCATAGTCGCCAAATACCGCCGGCCATTCCCACTAGCAAAAGTCCGCCCAGGGCAATGCCACCGCGATTCAACACCATTAACCACAAACGCTTGCGGGCAGAGGAATTGGATTGATGATCTTCATTAGGAGATTTAGTCATGTGGTTTCACTTATGGCTGGGTGTAGTCGGCTGACTACTAGTAGTAAATGAGAAATATTATTGTGTTGCTTATTCCAGGATACAAACCTATTTTATATTTTGGATCAGCAATTACTGAGATAATTGTGGAAATAATGGCTCAGAGTTTGATTTTCTACTGATTGCTAGCTAAACAGTTATTGATGCTGGAAAAAAATCTGAATAAAGTAAAAGTTGTGGCTG comes from the Nodularia sp. NIES-3585 genome and includes:
- a CDS encoding translocation/assembly module TamB, translating into MTKSPNEDHQSNSSARKRLWLMVLNRGGIALGGLLLVGMAGGIWRLWSFVQKELTPLAESGITNTLNRPVNLGEVTGFSLTGVQFGASSIPATPTDPDRAVVDAVEVGFDPWQLIFSRQLKLDVTLVNPDIYIEQDNQGRWITTEVAPPGEPALIKTDLDKLRFRNGQLLLIPQVRDETVISTVTPVAFSQLNGTAQLLEKNRLVKFDVRGEAGSGGNIAIQGEVVPQTLAAKLQLRSQDLLASQITQLIKLPFHFQAGRVNGNLQIQLRPEQPTLLFGNADLQAATLQIPNVPQALLNTQGAIRFSGTEVQLDNIIGSYGKIPLVATGIIDPQTGYKLAGRVDAVSVANAQESLNVTSPVPVTGELQANLQILGPINQPVLSGAIATIKTAQIDKIDFKKITSKFEFAPNANLIRLRDIQGEAAIGGEITGVGNIQLGTTPQLDFNFAAKNISGDALLAAVGIAQVYQTQPPIQIGTVSATAQLIGAANNVQTVVRWQAPEATYPGTGEIVIAADRTLTFKNVALNVAGGMVRGSGSFANQRWRAVTQASGVKLTPFVDENQLQNISLAGAEFNGRVILEGRAEPFQVATIRTEDAGVNIGGGTVAVSRVQWQDQNFSAQLVANGVRLGRIFKESPPAFNNPLAGTFQIAGNTENFGLNTLRGTGEARLNVGGGTVTAANIQLAAGLYQAQVRANNVAVQQLAAVPEQFKGGLTGQFNVAGSVESFSPAAIQASGEARLNLPGGAITASNIQLANGLYQAQVQTNNLPLQQLVAVPPQFRGGLTGQLNVAGSVESFSPETIQASGQGRLNVAGGTITASNIQLVNGRYQAIVDASGVELNRLNQQLRGDFDGKLQVAGILGSATFADVRAAGQVQLSQGIPGLEQPLIAALTWTGEKLAIEQAIATGLNVSGEILTNAKTATAIPEITQLNLNVQAQNYNLQQLPINLPNQFAVAGNVDFDGKITGNLPLPNVTGKIGLRDLVLQDIAFEPLLTGNIQSATGQGLNLDLSGNRDRIALNLDAQNRPQSFLVQWQEALATGQAQGDDLAIKVANFPLQILNLTPPPDLRLGSGTVAGVMTGDVQINQQTLAARGDLAIASPQIGRITGDRLAAQFSYSNGKATLTSSEFVRGDSRYAFTGNFGQTPQGPQLQGKLNVNQGNIQDVLTVAQIFELQDFQRGTQEPNYGTAKDLATISRGLPEQPLLTQLKRFYEIDALLAAQEQQRRESNPIPDLADLQGNFNGEIAVDTATANGLSVGFNLRGQDFTWGKETETDRFYSANNIVAQGSFENGILQLRPLLISLENSRLAFAGNIGGEDQSGQLRVTNFPVQLLNNFVTLPVGISGNLNGTATLAGSIANPQGKGELEITEGTLNQQPVESAIASFSYDNGRLNFGSSISVVETEPVNINGSIPYQLPFASVAPDNNQISLDIKVRNEGLGILNLLTNQVAFERGEGDVDIEVRGTTEKPIVNGIATVNNATFAAQALPGKIRRVTGKVLFDFDRILVENLEGRFSRGNVVASGEIPIFNNGQANLDNPLTVNVSEIALNLKGLYQGGASGNLQITGSALNPQIGGQVNLFNGQVLLANAANSEQPANSSNLSSSKANKQIQPDGEDAIVMFNNLDIELGKNVEVNNPPILSFRATGNLTVNGSFAEPIPDGTIILEQGGVNLFTTQFNLARGYKHTATFRANQPRDPELDVRLVAKVLDVVQSSDFTRANTAGLAALESVQVEANVQGFASQINETLELTSSPARSQTEIVALLGGGFADGQGGGDSTLGLINIAGSAVFSNFQSAFSQIGSAVGLSELRIFPTIISNSPEAGRSNSSLELAAEAGIDVSPKVSISSIKILTANDPFQWGVNYRINDEIRLRASTNLDDDSRVVVEFQRRF
- a CDS encoding aromatic ring-hydroxylating dioxygenase subunit alpha is translated as MNVNLQNVSPNHKPRIFNNPERFVEGWYWVMPSKSLRVGKVKAVTVLGKELAIYRGKDKRVVIVDAYCPHMGAHLAEGKVEGNELRCFFHHWKFDDQGFCVDIPCLNQPITIKLKTWPTDEKYGMIWVWTGEVPKQPLPFVLELENKECDAIFGAYFLVNSHPNAVMINPIDAQHLNTVHKLTTEIHFDKQEINQNAIVFTNTTSNTGSSFLEKLIRPFCKNSNYNICYWYGSTNIVTFGPDCFHVHVMLAVRLLEGGKSEVQIMLISKKRQGIFGWLYNRAVLWLTKIVGISFIQDDLKIFETIKFDLKTPIKTDHSIMQFVNHLERQKPLMLKTWQLARSQNVEIKETREKWQDTKSND